Part of the Cloacibacterium caeni genome is shown below.
GATTTTGGGCGATTCATGGCATCGGCTTGAGATTGATAACTTCTGTACTCTCCAAAACTGATGCTTTGCAACTCTTCCCAAACTTTTTTCTGAAAATCTGTACCGGTAAATTCTACTGGAACGGTAAATTTTGTCAATTTTCCTTTAAAATATTGGCTCAATTCCTTTTCTAGAAGTTTTAAAACTCTGTTATTGGATGTTTTGATGACGCCATAACCTTGCGAAATTTCTTCCATGTGCTTTTCAAAATATTTAGAATCTTCAAAATCGAGAAGAAGCAAGGCATTTTGATTGGCAAAAGCCACCATTTTACCTAGAGGAGTTTCGTATGATTTGGTGTACAGCATATTCATAATGAATGAGTTTTCAACAAATTTAGGAAGAATTTTTGCGAAAAGAAGGTTTAATTTTTAAAATACTTTTTCATTTCATCAATTTGAGTATTGTTTTTCGTGAGAATATGTTTTTAATCAGCAATTCTTTTGAAAAAAATTA
Proteins encoded:
- a CDS encoding methylated-DNA--[protein]-cysteine S-methyltransferase, whose translation is MNMLYTKSYETPLGKMVAFANQNALLLLDFEDSKYFEKHMEEISQGYGVIKTSNNRVLKLLEKELSQYFKGKLTKFTVPVEFTGTDFQKKVWEELQSISFGEYRSYQSQADAMNRPKSVRAVANANSRNKLCLVVPCHRVIGKNLSLTGYAGGVDRKAALLKLEGIELTF